The Hydrogenispora ethanolica genome includes a region encoding these proteins:
- the smpB gene encoding SsrA-binding protein SmpB, whose protein sequence is MAEKERKNIAVNRSARHNYFIEETYEAGIALTGTEVKSLRLGKGNLQDSFARIANGEIMLENCHISPYDFGNRFNHEPTRPRKLLMHRKEIIRLFSKVREQGLTLVPLQMYFNEQGRVKVELALARGKKLHDKRDDIAKKDAAREVDRALRDRQRR, encoded by the coding sequence GTGGCGGAGAAAGAACGGAAAAACATCGCGGTGAACCGGAGCGCCCGGCATAACTACTTTATCGAAGAGACGTACGAGGCGGGGATCGCTTTGACCGGAACCGAGGTCAAGTCGTTGCGGCTGGGCAAAGGAAATCTGCAAGACAGTTTCGCCCGGATCGCCAATGGCGAGATCATGCTGGAAAACTGCCATATCAGCCCCTACGATTTCGGGAACCGTTTTAACCATGAACCGACCCGGCCGCGCAAGTTATTGATGCACCGGAAAGAGATTATCCGGTTGTTCAGTAAAGTCCGGGAGCAAGGCTTGACCCTGGTGCCATTGCAGATGTACTTCAACGAACAGGGCCGGGTCAAGGTGGAACTGGCCTTGGCTCGTGGCAAAAAACTCCACGACAAGCGGGACGATATCGCCAAGAAGGATGCCGCCCGCGAAGTGGACCGGGCCTTGCGGGATCGGCAACGCCGTTAA
- a CDS encoding sensory rhodopsin transducer: MNGTTGSKVWYIPDGYYPSFSSGKFPSHEAICVLNPAAEDASISITLYFEDRDKMAGFSVVCPAERTRHIRMDQLKNAAGEGVPQGVAYAMMVESDRPVIVQYSRMDTTQAEMALMTTMAYPV, from the coding sequence ATGAACGGAACAACTGGTTCTAAAGTTTGGTACATCCCGGATGGCTATTATCCCAGCTTCAGTTCGGGGAAATTCCCCAGTCACGAGGCGATCTGTGTCTTAAACCCGGCTGCCGAAGATGCCAGCATATCGATTACGCTTTACTTTGAGGATCGCGACAAAATGGCCGGATTTAGCGTGGTTTGTCCGGCGGAGCGTACCCGGCATATCCGGATGGATCAATTAAAAAACGCCGCGGGGGAAGGAGTCCCGCAAGGAGTGGCGTATGCGATGATGGTCGAAAGCGACCGGCCGGTCATCGTTCAATACAGCCGGATGGATACCACCCAAGCGGAGATGGCTCTGATGACGACGATGGCTTACCCGGTCTAA
- a CDS encoding glycoside hydrolase family 88/105 protein, translating to MNGPIIQYDEQELKQVLDRIVKRTMQIDFTWDWPCGVAFYGICKAWEVTGNQEYLDFLVQWVDEYLTIGLPPLTVNAVSMGHTLITLHEATGDSMYLDLAVQKAEYLRHQAVRFGEGVFQHTVSQNNDFPEQAWADTLFMAAYFLLRMGVKLQNEEYIADGLNQYYWHEEFLQDETTNLYYHGWNNLQQNHMSGVFWARANAWAALTMAEALKLINYLYPMFMRIDGSLRDQLSALVRLQSPEGMWHTILTDDSSYLETSASAGIAASLAIYGHPLHQKYIQKALQGIMGQIAPDGTVKNVSAGTAVMKDPEDYKQVPRKRIQGWGQGLTLAFLAALLQYNPHSNR from the coding sequence TTGAACGGTCCAATTATACAATATGATGAGCAGGAGTTGAAACAGGTGCTGGATCGCATCGTCAAACGGACGATGCAGATCGATTTTACTTGGGATTGGCCGTGCGGGGTCGCTTTTTACGGCATCTGCAAGGCCTGGGAGGTCACAGGGAACCAGGAGTATCTGGATTTCCTGGTACAATGGGTGGATGAATACCTGACGATCGGCTTGCCGCCACTGACGGTCAATGCGGTCTCCATGGGGCACACCTTGATCACGCTGCATGAGGCCACCGGCGACTCGATGTATCTGGATCTGGCCGTGCAAAAGGCCGAGTACCTGCGCCATCAAGCGGTGCGGTTCGGGGAGGGCGTATTTCAGCACACCGTCTCCCAAAACAATGACTTTCCGGAGCAGGCCTGGGCCGATACGCTGTTTATGGCCGCTTACTTTTTGCTACGGATGGGAGTCAAGTTGCAAAACGAGGAATATATCGCCGACGGCTTGAATCAGTATTACTGGCACGAGGAGTTCTTGCAGGACGAAACCACCAACCTTTATTACCATGGTTGGAACAACCTGCAGCAGAACCACATGTCCGGAGTGTTTTGGGCCAGGGCGAACGCTTGGGCGGCCTTGACCATGGCGGAGGCCTTGAAACTCATCAATTACCTGTATCCGATGTTCATGCGGATCGACGGTTCGCTCCGGGATCAGCTGAGCGCGTTGGTGAGGTTGCAATCCCCCGAAGGCATGTGGCATACAATTTTAACCGACGATTCCTCCTATCTTGAGACCTCGGCTTCGGCGGGCATCGCCGCCAGCCTGGCGATTTACGGGCATCCCTTGCATCAGAAGTACATCCAAAAAGCGTTACAAGGGATCATGGGTCAGATTGCGCCCGATGGCACCGTCAAAAATGTTTCTGCCGGAACCGCGGTTATGAAGGACCCGGAAGACTACAAGCAAGTGCCGCGCAAGCGGATTCAAGGCTGGGGGCAGGGATTGACCCTGGCGTTCCTGGCCGCCTTGCTTCAGTATAATCCACATTCTAACCGTTAA
- a CDS encoding carbohydrate ABC transporter permease, whose protein sequence is MRRTQRWLNLGIYHVFIILFGVLMVYPVLWMVFSSFKENTEIFGTASLIPRHFKLDAYVRGWQGVGGVPFGFFFRNSFYYVILATIGTVFSSAVVAYGFARIKFFAKNFWFVCMLLTMMLPYQVVMIPQFILFFKLGWVNSFLPLIVPMFCGQPFFVFLMIQFIRGLPVELDESAKIDGCGRFRIFSKIIFPLISPAIITTTIFQFYWRWDDFLGPLLYLNKPRLYTVSLALRMFADPATATDWGGMFAMGTLSLVPIFIIFISFQRYLVEGISTTGLKG, encoded by the coding sequence ATGAGAAGAACCCAACGTTGGCTGAACCTTGGAATTTATCATGTGTTTATCATCCTATTCGGAGTATTGATGGTTTATCCGGTTTTATGGATGGTGTTCAGTTCATTCAAGGAGAATACCGAGATCTTCGGCACGGCCTCATTGATACCCCGCCATTTCAAGCTGGATGCTTATGTCCGGGGCTGGCAGGGGGTTGGCGGAGTGCCGTTCGGCTTCTTTTTCCGGAATTCATTTTACTATGTGATCCTGGCCACGATCGGAACCGTCTTTTCATCGGCAGTGGTAGCCTACGGGTTTGCCCGAATTAAGTTTTTCGCCAAAAACTTCTGGTTCGTCTGCATGTTGCTGACAATGATGCTGCCTTATCAGGTAGTGATGATCCCCCAGTTTATTCTCTTTTTCAAGCTGGGCTGGGTAAACTCCTTTTTGCCGCTCATCGTGCCGATGTTCTGCGGTCAACCGTTTTTCGTCTTTTTAATGATCCAGTTTATTCGCGGGTTGCCGGTCGAATTGGATGAATCGGCGAAGATCGATGGCTGCGGTCGTTTCCGGATCTTTTCCAAGATCATCTTCCCGCTGATCTCTCCGGCGATCATTACGACGACGATCTTTCAGTTCTATTGGCGGTGGGATGATTTTCTCGGGCCGTTGCTTTACTTGAATAAGCCCAGGCTGTATACTGTATCGCTGGCGTTGCGGATGTTTGCCGATCCGGCCACCGCGACGGACTGGGGCGGCATGTTCGCCATGGGGACACTGTCGCTGGTGCCGATCTTCATTATTTTCATCAGCTTCCAGCGCTATCTGGTGGAAGGGATCAGCACGACCGGCTTGAAGGGTTGA
- a CDS encoding carbohydrate ABC transporter permease: MGFLQNNRFRALLASDNVTGYLFIGPFVLGFLAFTLIPVLASIYFSFSRYDLLSPPVFDGLRNFIAMFSDENFWKSLTVTLHYAFVSVPLRLVFALFVAMLFNRKSKLVGCYRTIYYLPSIIGGSIAVSVMWRRLFMADGAVNSALALIGIKSDTSWIGNPKTAIWTLIILAAWQFGSSMLIFLAGLKQIPGSLYEAAEIDGANAFQKFFKITIPHLTPVIFFNLVMQLINGFTVFTQAFVISGGSGDPMNSTLVYALYLYRKAFEFYDMGYGCAMAWVLVLILAVFTALIFKSSSLWVYYETKED, encoded by the coding sequence CTGGGTTTTCTCCAAAACAACCGATTCCGGGCGCTCCTGGCTTCGGATAACGTGACCGGTTATCTTTTTATCGGCCCGTTCGTCCTGGGTTTTCTGGCTTTTACTTTGATTCCGGTCCTGGCTTCGATCTATTTTTCATTCTCCAGATATGATTTGTTGTCGCCGCCCGTTTTTGACGGTCTGAGGAACTTCATTGCGATGTTCAGCGATGAAAACTTTTGGAAATCCCTGACGGTCACCCTGCATTATGCTTTTGTATCGGTGCCGTTACGGCTGGTCTTCGCACTTTTCGTGGCGATGTTGTTTAACCGCAAATCGAAGCTGGTCGGTTGCTATCGGACCATCTATTACCTGCCGTCCATCATCGGGGGCAGCATCGCGGTTTCGGTGATGTGGCGCCGCCTGTTCATGGCGGATGGCGCCGTCAATTCAGCGTTGGCGCTCATCGGCATCAAGTCGGATACCTCGTGGATCGGGAATCCGAAGACCGCCATCTGGACCTTGATTATCTTAGCGGCCTGGCAATTCGGCTCCTCCATGCTGATCTTCCTGGCGGGCTTGAAACAGATCCCGGGGAGTTTATATGAAGCGGCGGAGATCGACGGCGCCAACGCTTTTCAGAAGTTTTTCAAGATTACCATTCCGCATCTGACTCCGGTCATCTTTTTCAACCTGGTCATGCAGTTAATCAATGGTTTTACCGTCTTTACGCAAGCCTTTGTCATCTCGGGCGGCTCCGGAGACCCGATGAACAGTACGCTGGTGTACGCGCTGTATTTGTATCGTAAAGCGTTCGAATTCTACGACATGGGTTACGGTTGTGCCATGGCCTGGGTGTTAGTGCTCATTTTGGCGGTATTTACGGCGCTCATCTTCAAATCTTCGTCATTATGGGTTTACTACGAGACGAAGGAGGATTAA
- a CDS encoding ABC transporter substrate-binding protein, which produces MRKVLLVLFVLVIALSLTVSALAAPKVTLRVAWWGNPTRDARTQKVIEMYMAKNPNVTIETETTGWAGYWDKLATQAAANNLPDVIQQDYAYITQYAQKNLLLDLTPAIKSKKIDLTGVSENYLSGGKVKRKYYGINLGTNAWCIVYDPAVLKKAGVAPPSPDWTWADFEALATEIYKKTGVQTMPYSTVEPRVLFQNMLRQTGKPFFGADVTKLGFNDTKVLIQFYESQLRLLKSGVLIKPETAFVTTTPQESPFAKGQSWLEFVWSNQVVAFQAAANRPVALALCPKIANSKRPGTFFKPSMFFSVTRSSANKEEAIKFINYFMNDIEANKVLLAERGIPVVPKVREVLQDMVDPVNKQVFEYISMVGKGHVSPIDPPDPPGAGEVLKAFRNIDQEVLYGTISPKDAAKKFLKQGNEILAKNKNAK; this is translated from the coding sequence TTGAGAAAAGTTTTACTGGTGCTGTTCGTGTTGGTAATCGCCCTGTCGCTTACTGTAAGCGCCTTGGCGGCCCCGAAGGTTACCTTGCGGGTCGCCTGGTGGGGCAATCCGACCCGCGATGCCCGTACCCAGAAAGTCATTGAAATGTATATGGCCAAGAACCCCAACGTCACCATCGAGACCGAAACGACAGGCTGGGCCGGTTACTGGGACAAATTGGCCACGCAAGCCGCAGCCAACAATCTCCCGGACGTGATCCAGCAAGATTACGCCTATATCACGCAATATGCGCAGAAGAATCTGCTGTTGGATCTGACGCCCGCCATCAAATCGAAGAAGATTGATTTGACCGGGGTCTCCGAGAACTACCTCTCCGGCGGCAAGGTCAAGAGAAAATACTATGGCATCAACCTCGGTACCAACGCCTGGTGCATCGTTTACGACCCGGCGGTCCTCAAGAAAGCCGGCGTGGCTCCGCCCAGCCCCGATTGGACCTGGGCCGACTTTGAAGCCTTAGCCACCGAGATTTATAAGAAGACCGGCGTGCAGACCATGCCCTATTCGACGGTGGAGCCCAGAGTCTTGTTCCAAAACATGCTTCGCCAGACCGGTAAGCCGTTCTTCGGCGCCGACGTCACCAAACTCGGCTTTAACGACACCAAGGTGCTGATCCAGTTCTATGAATCCCAATTACGGCTCCTGAAATCCGGAGTCCTGATCAAGCCGGAGACGGCCTTCGTAACCACGACTCCGCAAGAATCGCCGTTCGCCAAAGGCCAATCCTGGTTGGAATTCGTCTGGAGCAACCAAGTGGTGGCGTTCCAGGCCGCGGCCAACCGTCCGGTCGCCTTGGCCCTGTGCCCCAAGATCGCCAATTCCAAACGGCCCGGGACCTTCTTCAAGCCGTCCATGTTCTTCTCGGTGACCCGTTCGTCCGCGAACAAAGAAGAAGCGATCAAATTCATCAACTACTTTATGAACGACATTGAGGCCAACAAAGTGTTACTAGCCGAACGGGGCATCCCGGTCGTTCCCAAAGTGCGCGAGGTTCTTCAAGACATGGTCGATCCCGTGAACAAACAGGTCTTTGAATACATCAGCATGGTCGGCAAAGGTCATGTGAGCCCGATCGACCCGCCCGATCCTCCGGGAGCCGGCGAGGTGCTCAAGGCTTTCCGCAACATCGACCAGGAAGTCCTGTATGGCACCATCTCCCCCAAAGATGCGGCCAAAAAGTTCCTGAAACAGGGGAATGAAATTTTAGCGAAAAATAAGAACGCTAAATAA
- a CDS encoding response regulator transcription factor, with protein MYKVLIVDDEAIIRDGIAAVIDWEQYGFTLIGAAPNGVEALEMIQVEPPHIVITDLRMPVLDGLELIARVKQTYPGIAFVVLSGYGEFESAKTAMHYGVRHYLLKPCNENQIIQVLLELKEELQSNEQKEEFIRKNRENLEKVLPLVKEQFLRDFIANRNYVKDEYPYYRHLFGLEDLSVRLVLYEPEAEAGFEELFGLVQIIEDCFAETSFLNTVIKNQVLSLVQIEQETALASAINRVKNTFKYYHNLEVTVAYSEERTFEAAPLLYNEMRECLKHSIYVGVGSIITKRDIELSGAAKGPPELFFDFDSVAVAVKSGNLETVHRTIADFFKQLRQHKFPVEVVKTYATQLLTVLIRQCRTEELKDQLDKVVELQRIETVEGIESFIQITGWERTKDFHSRILSKHSRLIQTLLQYVQEHLGDENLSLKQLAAEVVFMNEDYLSKLFVKETGEKFSNFLMKQRMERAKELIGQASADRIYEIAQSVGLGNNPQYFSQLFKKYTGMAPSEYKKAN; from the coding sequence ATGTATAAAGTTTTGATCGTCGATGATGAGGCGATTATCCGGGACGGAATCGCCGCGGTCATCGATTGGGAACAATATGGCTTTACGCTCATCGGGGCTGCTCCAAACGGAGTGGAAGCCCTGGAGATGATTCAGGTGGAACCGCCCCATATTGTCATTACGGATCTGCGGATGCCCGTGCTCGACGGGTTGGAACTCATCGCCAGGGTAAAACAGACCTACCCGGGAATCGCCTTCGTAGTACTGTCCGGTTATGGGGAGTTTGAATCAGCCAAGACGGCGATGCATTATGGAGTCCGGCATTACCTGCTCAAACCCTGTAATGAAAATCAGATTATTCAGGTGTTGCTGGAACTCAAAGAGGAACTCCAAAGCAACGAGCAGAAAGAAGAGTTCATTCGAAAAAACCGCGAAAATCTGGAGAAAGTATTGCCGCTGGTGAAGGAGCAGTTTCTGCGGGATTTTATCGCCAACCGCAATTATGTTAAGGATGAATACCCCTATTACCGCCATTTGTTCGGGCTGGAAGACCTCTCTGTGCGGCTGGTATTGTACGAACCTGAGGCGGAAGCCGGTTTTGAGGAACTTTTCGGCCTGGTCCAGATCATTGAGGATTGTTTTGCAGAAACCAGCTTTTTGAACACGGTGATTAAAAACCAGGTTTTATCATTGGTGCAAATCGAGCAGGAAACCGCATTGGCCTCCGCGATCAACCGCGTTAAAAATACTTTCAAATACTATCATAACCTGGAGGTTACCGTAGCCTACAGCGAAGAGCGAACCTTCGAAGCCGCCCCGCTGTTATACAATGAGATGCGGGAGTGTTTGAAACATTCGATCTATGTCGGGGTCGGCAGCATCATCACCAAACGGGACATTGAATTGAGCGGCGCCGCCAAAGGCCCTCCCGAACTCTTCTTTGACTTTGATTCGGTCGCCGTGGCGGTGAAGAGCGGCAATCTCGAAACCGTTCACCGGACGATCGCCGATTTTTTCAAACAATTGCGGCAGCATAAATTTCCGGTGGAAGTGGTCAAAACCTATGCCACGCAATTATTGACGGTGTTGATTCGCCAATGCCGGACCGAAGAATTGAAAGACCAGCTCGATAAGGTGGTGGAACTGCAGCGGATCGAGACCGTGGAAGGGATCGAGTCCTTCATTCAAATTACCGGTTGGGAACGGACCAAAGATTTTCATTCCCGCATTCTCTCCAAACATAGCCGGCTCATTCAAACTTTGCTCCAATACGTCCAGGAGCACCTCGGCGATGAGAATCTTTCGTTGAAGCAGCTCGCCGCGGAAGTGGTCTTTATGAACGAGGATTATCTGAGCAAACTGTTTGTGAAGGAGACCGGCGAAAAATTCTCCAATTTTCTGATGAAACAGCGCATGGAGCGGGCGAAAGAATTGATCGGCCAGGCGAGCGCCGACCGGATTTATGAAATCGCCCAAAGCGTCGGGCTGGGAAATAACCCGCAATATTTCAGTCAGCTGTTTAAGAAATACACGGGGATGGCGCCCTCGGAGTACAAAAAAGCCAACTGA
- a CDS encoding cache domain-containing sensor histidine kinase codes for MKIKHKFFVVHCLIVFIVCSVSLVALQAALHIYDGLLYDESAKVLNLSTINIENELKRIEKLSYTLVSNRDIQNYLVNLKSRLSSTKMAEIDWDLTDILWEYVFERNVASVNLIDSQGTQYSGGPPIDEAMVRKLVPLAAGKEGVFSFVPDPTGAFLIGCRQIRRIHNLSLEPLGTLIIRIKIAELVSQSTTGENNKEVILLILDGKKEIYHSNRLPELLGKNFVFAKNTAYSLQKVNGRRFFESHTRSDFTGWTYFNILPYETVFKQIILMRTIILLIFGILFLCTIFISLRLARNLTRPIESLTQKMKKVEKGDFALESFSPEEAARADEIGDLQRDFAIMIRRIDALIKEDYTKQIVIKEAQFRALQAQINPHFLYNTLESINWLAKVNQQKEISRMVESLGHLFRSAISSKEAVISLGEELQLLDDYITIQKIRFGERLDYQPQINPGWRELRIPKLTLQPLVENAIHYGLEKMLGVCRIAVQTLEHEDCLEILIADDGPGIDEDILEKLKTGVVKPQGLGIGLNNIDDRIKTIFGERFGLTVVSRLEQGTTVSVRIPKAEGATDV; via the coding sequence TTGAAGATCAAGCACAAGTTCTTTGTGGTCCATTGTCTGATTGTCTTTATTGTCTGCTCCGTCAGCCTGGTTGCGCTGCAGGCGGCATTGCATATTTATGATGGGCTGCTGTATGACGAATCCGCCAAAGTGCTGAATCTATCGACGATCAATATTGAGAACGAATTGAAGCGGATCGAAAAACTATCCTACACGCTCGTATCCAACCGGGATATCCAAAATTATCTGGTGAACCTGAAATCTAGGCTCAGCAGTACCAAAATGGCGGAGATCGACTGGGACTTGACGGATATCTTATGGGAGTATGTTTTCGAAAGAAATGTGGCGTCGGTGAATCTCATTGACTCCCAGGGCACCCAATATTCCGGAGGTCCGCCCATTGACGAAGCAATGGTCCGTAAATTGGTACCTCTGGCTGCCGGGAAAGAGGGGGTTTTCTCGTTCGTTCCCGATCCCACGGGCGCCTTTCTGATCGGTTGCCGCCAAATCCGCCGGATTCATAATCTGAGTTTGGAACCTCTGGGGACGCTGATCATCCGCATCAAGATTGCCGAGTTGGTGAGTCAGAGTACGACCGGTGAGAACAATAAAGAGGTCATTCTATTGATTTTGGACGGGAAGAAGGAGATTTATCACTCCAACCGTCTGCCGGAACTGCTCGGCAAGAATTTTGTTTTCGCCAAAAATACCGCCTACAGTCTGCAAAAGGTCAATGGACGGCGTTTTTTTGAGTCCCATACGCGGTCGGACTTTACCGGTTGGACTTATTTCAACATCTTGCCCTATGAAACGGTTTTCAAACAGATCATCCTGATGCGCACCATTATCCTGCTCATTTTCGGCATTCTCTTTCTATGCACCATCTTCATCAGTTTGAGGCTGGCGCGCAATTTGACCCGACCCATCGAAAGTCTCACCCAGAAAATGAAAAAGGTCGAAAAAGGCGATTTCGCGCTCGAAAGCTTTAGCCCGGAAGAGGCGGCGCGCGCCGATGAAATCGGTGATCTGCAGCGGGACTTCGCAATCATGATCCGCCGCATCGACGCGTTGATCAAAGAGGATTACACCAAACAAATCGTGATCAAGGAAGCCCAGTTCCGGGCGCTCCAGGCGCAGATCAATCCCCATTTTCTCTATAATACGCTCGAATCCATCAATTGGCTGGCCAAAGTGAATCAGCAAAAAGAAATATCCCGAATGGTCGAATCCCTGGGCCATTTGTTCCGCAGCGCGATCAGCAGTAAGGAAGCAGTCATCTCGCTGGGCGAAGAATTACAATTGCTCGATGATTATATCACAATCCAGAAGATCCGCTTTGGCGAGCGCCTCGATTATCAGCCGCAGATCAACCCGGGCTGGCGCGAGCTTCGGATTCCCAAACTGACATTGCAGCCCCTTGTCGAGAACGCCATTCATTACGGGCTCGAAAAAATGCTGGGAGTGTGCAGAATCGCTGTCCAGACCCTGGAGCATGAAGATTGTCTGGAGATTTTGATTGCGGACGACGGGCCGGGCATTGACGAGGATATTCTAGAAAAGCTCAAGACGGGAGTGGTCAAACCGCAAGGGTTGGGAATCGGTCTGAATAATATCGATGATCGGATCAAAACGATTTTCGGCGAACGATTCGGCCTAACGGTCGTCAGTCGGCTGGAACAGGGGACCACGGTTTCCGTCCGAATTCCAAAGGCGGAGGGTGCAACGGATGTATAA
- a CDS encoding acetate kinase, whose amino-acid sequence MLILVLNSGSSSLKYKLYQMQTEEVLAAGLVERIGSTNGNAVINHQRPDGEKIRIEQRVSDHSEALKAVLDFLTAADQGVVRSLDEIKAVGHRVLHGGEIFSSAVVVGDKELAEIESLRELGPLHMPANIMGIKACRELMPNTPQVAVFDTAFHQTMPRSSFLYALPYEYYEKYKVRRYGFHGTSHRYVSNRAAQILGKNLSKLKMITLHMGNGSSAAAIKDGKCFDTSMGFTPLEGFVMGTRCGDMDPAIVPFLQNALKLNPNELDTLMNKKSGFLGMTGFSDMRDIQKAREEGNERAQDAYNIFIQRVVKYVGSYFAELGGLDVLVFTAGIGENDCQVRADICERLAHLGVDFDFKKNEGLRGKEAILSKARSKVTVMLVPTNEELLIAQDSYELVNL is encoded by the coding sequence TTGCTTATTTTAGTTTTAAACAGTGGCAGTTCGTCTTTGAAGTACAAGCTTTATCAGATGCAGACCGAGGAAGTACTCGCCGCCGGACTGGTGGAACGGATCGGTAGCACCAACGGCAACGCAGTCATCAATCATCAGAGGCCAGATGGCGAAAAGATCCGGATTGAACAGAGAGTTTCGGACCATAGTGAAGCCTTGAAAGCGGTGCTAGATTTCCTGACCGCGGCGGATCAAGGTGTCGTCCGATCCTTGGATGAAATTAAAGCGGTCGGCCATCGGGTGCTGCATGGCGGTGAAATCTTCTCCAGCGCGGTTGTTGTCGGCGACAAAGAGCTGGCCGAGATCGAAAGCCTTCGCGAGCTGGGACCGTTGCATATGCCGGCCAACATCATGGGAATTAAAGCTTGTCGTGAACTTATGCCCAATACCCCCCAAGTTGCAGTCTTTGATACCGCCTTCCATCAAACCATGCCGCGCAGTTCTTTCTTGTACGCGCTGCCGTATGAATATTATGAAAAATATAAAGTCCGTCGTTACGGCTTCCATGGCACATCGCACCGTTATGTTTCCAACCGGGCCGCACAAATTCTCGGCAAGAATCTCTCCAAATTGAAAATGATTACGCTGCATATGGGGAACGGCAGTAGCGCTGCAGCCATTAAAGACGGCAAATGCTTTGATACGTCGATGGGATTTACGCCGTTGGAAGGTTTCGTCATGGGAACGCGCTGTGGCGACATGGATCCGGCAATCGTACCGTTCTTGCAGAATGCCTTGAAGTTGAACCCTAATGAGCTTGACACCTTGATGAATAAGAAGAGCGGTTTTTTGGGAATGACCGGCTTCAGTGACATGCGTGATATTCAAAAGGCCCGTGAGGAAGGGAATGAGCGCGCCCAAGACGCTTATAATATCTTTATTCAGCGGGTTGTAAAATACGTCGGTTCCTATTTTGCCGAATTGGGCGGTTTGGATGTGTTGGTCTTTACGGCGGGAATCGGTGAAAATGATTGCCAGGTTCGGGCCGATATCTGTGAGCGGCTGGCCCATCTGGGAGTCGATTTTGATTTCAAAAAGAACGAAGGGCTGCGCGGCAAAGAAGCTATTCTGAGCAAAGCGCGTTCCAAGGTCACGGTGATGCTGGTCCCCACCAACGAGGAACTCTTGATTGCTCAAGACTCTTACGAGCTTGTCAATTTATAA